From the genome of Thermaerobacter marianensis DSM 12885:
TCAGCGGCCGGCGCGTGACGGCCCAGGCGGCCACCAGCACGCCGGCGATCCACAGCCACCACGGCACCGCCAGCAGTCCGGCCTCGATGGCGTGGAGGGCGCGGGTGATCGCCACCGACACGCCGTGGAAGAACCCGCCGCCGCGGGCCACCAGCCACGCCAGGCCGTCCTGGATCCAGGGAGCCACGTGGAACTCCAGGGCGTCAGGGAACAAGGCCGGTTCCTCCCTTCGCGGGGACGGGCTCCGGCGCCGCGGCCCGCAGCGGACCCGCGGCCAGGGCCGCGGCTTCCCGGACGTCCTGGACGAACCGGCGGACGTAGTCGTCGGCCGGGTGCTGGATGATCTCCCGCGGCCGGCCCACCTGGACGATCCGGCCCGCCTGCATGATGGCCAGCCGGTCGCCCAGGCGCAGGGCTTCTTGGAGGTCGTGGGTGATGAAGACGATGGTCTTGTGCAACTCCGCCTGCAGGCGCAACAGTTCGTCCTGCAGCTCGCGGCGGATCAGCGGGTCCAGCCCGCTGAAGGGTTCGTCCATGAGCAGCAGATCGGCGTCCCGGGCCAGGGCGCGGGCGATGCCGACCCGCTGGCGCATGCCCCCCGACAGGGCGGCGGGGTAGCGGCCGGCCCACTTCTCCAGGCCGACCCGGGCCAGGGCCTCCCGGGCCCGCTGGAGCTGCACCGGGCGCGGCTCGCCCCGCAGACGCAGGCCGAAGGCCACGTTCTCCAGCACCGTGCAGTGGGGCAGCAGGCCGTAGTGCTGGAACACCATGGCCACCTTGGTGCGGCGGAAGGCCGTGAGCTGCCGGTCGTCCATGGCGGTGACGTCGTCGCCGTCCACCAGGATGCGCCCGGCCGTGGGTTCCACCAGCCGCAGCAGGCACCGCACCAGGGTCGACTTGCCGCTGCCGGACAGCCCCATCACCACGAAGATCTCGCCCCGCCGCACGCGGAAGCTGACGTCCCGCACCGCCACCACGGCCCCTCGGGCTTCCGCCCGCTCCACCGCCTCGGGGTCGTGGACGTCGATGCGCCGGTCGTGGCGGGCGTAGATCTTCCACAGGTTCTGGACGGCCAGCAGAACGGGTGCGGAGGGATGGGATCCGCCGCCGTCCCGGGCATCGCGACCGCTTGCGGGCAGGGACACGGCCCCGTTGGCGCTGGCGGTGGCGGTGGTCGAACCCGGCGGGCGGGCGGAGGGCCCGGGGCCGGGAGCGGCCGGCGGCGCCGCCACGGTCGCGGCCGCCGGAAGCGACGAAGCGGTCCGGGATGCCGGCGAGGCCGCCGGCGGGGGGACTGCCGGTGGCGTCATCTCAGTTCACCTCCTCGAGAGCCGCGTTGACGCGGTCCCGCACCTCCGCCGGCACCCACTGCTCCCAGTCGCGGTAGGTCCGGAGGAACCAGACGGCCGCGTCGGCGGGCTCGGCCTTCTCGTCCTCCATGTAGGCCAGGGCGGCCGCCGTCTGCTCCAGGGTGGTGTCGTACTTCTTCAGGAAGTCGACCACCTCGGGCGCCATCGCTTCCAGCTCGGCGTTGGCTGCCACCAGCACCTGGCTGGGCGGGTAGGCGCACGCCTTGTCGGATTCCCAGCAGGCGTCGGTGTAGGCCGGTTCTTCCAGGCGGATCAGCTCGTACTTGCCGGTGACCCAGGTGGGCTCCCAGTAGTAGCCCACCCAGGGCTTGCCCTGCTGGTAGGCGGTGGTGATGGACGTGTTGAGCCCGGCCTCGGAGCCGGGATTGAAGGCGGTGAAGCGGTCGTCCAGGCCGTAGGCCGCGAGCTTCTGGGCGTTGATGTCCGAGCACACCCAGCCCGTGGGGCAGTTGTAGAACCGGCCCTTGCCGGGCTCCGAGGGATCCTCGAAGAGCTGCCAGTAGCGCTCCAGATCCTGCACCGAGCGCAGGTCGGGCGCCATGGGCTCGATGCCGCGCCGGGGGTCGCCCTTGACCACGTAGGCGGGCACGTACCAGCCCTGGGGCGCTTCGGGGTAGTTCGGGCCCAGGTCCAGGACCTGGCCCGCGTCCAGGGCCTTCTGCCAGGCCTCGCGGATGTTGTCGGGCCACATCTCCATGGTGATGTGGACGCTGCCGTCCTGCAGACCCTGGAGGATGGGGATGGTGTCGCCGAACTTGTAGTCGACGGGGTAGCCGTAGCCGTGCTCGATGATGAACCCGGCGATGCGGTTGTGGACCTGGACGCTGTCCCAGCTGAAGTCGCCGAAGACCAGGGTGGGCTTCCCGCCGGAACCGCCGGCGGGGCCGCCGCCTGCGCTACCCCCGCCGGAGCCGCCATCGCCGCTGCCGGATCCGCCGGGCCCACCGGCGCCGGTGCCGCAGCCTGCAGCCAGAAGGAGCACCAACAGGGTCAACGAGGATAGGGCCCATCGAAGGACCCGCGGGGCGTGCCGGCGGCTGCCCGCCGCCCGCCGTGCCGCGGTCTTCACGCAACGACCTCCCTCCGCGGCAGGCCACGGGGGGCGCGGGGGAACGAAGGTGCCGGCGGGTTCCGGGGGTGGTGGAACCCGGCCGCCAAGGGGGACAGGGTAGGCAGGAAATGGCGTGCATGCAACGCCCGCGTGCCTACGGGGTTAGCTGACGGGCTCGGGCCGGGCTCGCCCTATCCCGGAGTCGCCGCGGTGCCGGGGACCGGAACGGCGGCGCTGGCGGCGGCCCCTGGCGGCCTGGTACAGGCCGACCCAGGGAGCCTCAGCGGCGCCGGATCCGGCGGGTGGCAGCGGCCGCGGCGGCCGGGAATTCGCCCCAAAGACGGTTCCCCCGCGCCCCTGGAGGGGGCTTCGGCCTGCCAGTTTGGATTTGTGTGCACAATATTATATGAATGTTGCGTCCTTGTGCAAGGATGATTTTGCCCCCCAGGGCCAACCAGGGCACGAACGGGGCTCCTCCCTCAAGCGGTGCGGCCCGAGCTGCCCGCCCCGCCGGCGGCCGTTGCCCCGCCGGGAACGTAGACCCAGAAGCTCTCTTCGGAAAACAGCCGGGCGAAGCGCCGGGCCATCTCCGGGTCCTTCTCCAGCCGTTCGTCCCAGCCGGCCGTCTGGGACCGGTGGGAGCGGAAGGCCGCTTCCTTGAGCGGACGCACCGGCTCGATGGATACCGTCACCACCGGCAGGCCGGGGTCCGCATCGCGGGCGGGTCCCTTGACGAAGAGCAGCCGGGGGCGGGCGGGGCCCAGGCCGGTCACGGCGTCCACCGTGGCGGCGCCCACCGCGTTGTGGTCGGGGTGACCGCCCAGCTCGGGGTGGAAGGTGATCACCGTGGTGGCGCCCGTCTCCTCCAGGATGGCCCGGATGCGGCGGGCTAGCTCGGCCCGGTCCCGGAACTCCACGGTCTTGTCCCAGACGCCCAGCACCCGGACGTCACGGACGCCCACCGCGGCCATGGCCTGGCGCAGCTCGGCGGCCCGCAAGGGGCCCAGCGACTCCCGGTGGGCGATGGGCGGCCGGCCCACCCGGCGGCCCATCTGGCCGGCGGTGACGCAGACCATGGTCACGCCGATGCCCTGGTGGACGGCCAGGGCCATGGTGCCGGCGGCGCCGAAGGACTCGTCGTCGGGGTGGGCCAGCACCACCACCAGGTGCCGGTCCCAGGGGGCCGGGACGCCGCCGGCCAGGTCGGCCGGACTCCGCGGCGCCTCCGGGGCCGCCGGTTCCACCGAGCTCGGGGTCGGCAGGATGGGGGAAGGGCCCGCGGCCGGAGCCGGGGGGCGCCCCATGGGAGCCGGCGCACCACCCCCGCGCGCTTGGAGGCCCGGCTCGCCGGCGGCCGCGGTGACCGTACCTTGTGCTCCGGCCTCCTCGGCCACCGTTTCGATGGGGAAGGGCGCGCGGCCGATCTCCAACACCACCGTCAGCCGGTCCTCGGCATCGCGGCCCTCCAGGAGGATGCGACCGGGTTCTTGCTGCCAGTGGGTCAGGCCCTCGGCGTAGACCCAGCCGCCCGCCACCCGCAGGCCCGCCCGGTACGGGCCGCGGCCGCGGATGGCGGCCTCTTCCAGCCGGATCTTCACGTTGCGGGCGAAGGCGCCGAACCCGCCCTGGGTGTAGGCGCCATGGGTGGTCTCCAGATGCAGGTAGACTTCGTTCCCCACAAAATCTTGCAAAGCCCGCTGGACGCGGGCCGGTTCGATGGCCTCCATCGCATGCCTCCTGCCTCGGGACGCCGCCGCGGAACGGGCGGCCGGATTCCGACCCTAACATCCTTCGTCACCGTTGGGGCGGCTCCTCTCGCGGCAGGGCGGGCACCGAGGCCGCGGTGACCTCATGGGGTCGGGCCGGGGCGGAGCCCGGGGCGGGCCGGCACGCCGGTTCGTCCGCCCGGTGGACGGGGGCGCGGCGACCCACGGCCACCACCAGCGCCACGGCGCCTGCGGCCAGCACGGTGACCGGGTCGAGGGCTTCGCCCAGCCCGGCCCGGGCCGCCAGGAGGGTGAGGAACGGCTGAAGCAGCTGCAGCTGGCTCGTCCGCGCCACCCCGGCGAGGGACATGGCCCGGTACCACAGGACGAACGCGGCGAACTGCGTGACGACGCTGATGTAGAACCAGGCCAGCCAGGCCGGCCAGGCCGGCAGGACGGGGCTGCCGGCGGGGATGCCCGGGCCGGGCGGCGACGCCGGGCCGAGCCTCGGGGCCGCGCCAGGACCCGCGTAGGTGCCGGCTGGGGGTGCGATCCCGGGATGGACCAGAGCCGGCCCGGCGGCCGCCAAGGTGACGGGCAGGGCCACCCAGAGCCCCCAGGCGATGGGGAGGAACCCGCCGTGCCGCCGGGCCAGCCGCCCGCCCTCGCCGTGGCCGGCGGCGGCGGCGACGATGGCGGCCAGCAGCCACAGGTCGCCGTGTTGCAGGCGGCCGGCGCCCATGTGCAATGCAAAGCCCACCACCACGGCGCTGCCCGTCAGGGCGGCCCACCAGAAGCGGGCCGACGGGCGCTCGCCCGCCCGCCAGGTGGCGTATCCCGACGTCAGTAGCGGCAGCAGGCCGAGCAGGACGGCACCGTGGGACGCGGGCACCTGGGCCAGGGCCAGGGTCGAGAGCCAGGGGAAGGCGGTGACGGTACCGGCCGCGACCAGGAGGACCGACGGCCAGTCCTCCCGTGGGGGCAGCCAGCCCGGCCCCGGCGCCGCCGC
Proteins encoded in this window:
- a CDS encoding quaternary amine ABC transporter ATP-binding protein; the encoded protein is MTPPAVPPPAASPASRTASSLPAAATVAAPPAAPGPGPSARPPGSTTATASANGAVSLPASGRDARDGGGSHPSAPVLLAVQNLWKIYARHDRRIDVHDPEAVERAEARGAVVAVRDVSFRVRRGEIFVVMGLSGSGKSTLVRCLLRLVEPTAGRILVDGDDVTAMDDRQLTAFRRTKVAMVFQHYGLLPHCTVLENVAFGLRLRGEPRPVQLQRAREALARVGLEKWAGRYPAALSGGMRQRVGIARALARDADLLLMDEPFSGLDPLIRRELQDELLRLQAELHKTIVFITHDLQEALRLGDRLAIMQAGRIVQVGRPREIIQHPADDYVRRFVQDVREAAALAAGPLRAAAPEPVPAKGGTGLVP
- a CDS encoding ABC transporter substrate-binding protein, with the translated sequence MKTAARRAAGSRRHAPRVLRWALSSLTLLVLLLAAGCGTGAGGPGGSGSGDGGSGGGSAGGGPAGGSGGKPTLVFGDFSWDSVQVHNRIAGFIIEHGYGYPVDYKFGDTIPILQGLQDGSVHITMEMWPDNIREAWQKALDAGQVLDLGPNYPEAPQGWYVPAYVVKGDPRRGIEPMAPDLRSVQDLERYWQLFEDPSEPGKGRFYNCPTGWVCSDINAQKLAAYGLDDRFTAFNPGSEAGLNTSITTAYQQGKPWVGYYWEPTWVTGKYELIRLEEPAYTDACWESDKACAYPPSQVLVAANAELEAMAPEVVDFLKKYDTTLEQTAAALAYMEDEKAEPADAAVWFLRTYRDWEQWVPAEVRDRVNAALEEVN
- the bshB2 gene encoding bacillithiol biosynthesis deacetylase BshB2; this translates as MEAIEPARVQRALQDFVGNEVYLHLETTHGAYTQGGFGAFARNVKIRLEEAAIRGRGPYRAGLRVAGGWVYAEGLTHWQQEPGRILLEGRDAEDRLTVVLEIGRAPFPIETVAEEAGAQGTVTAAAGEPGLQARGGGAPAPMGRPPAPAAGPSPILPTPSSVEPAAPEAPRSPADLAGGVPAPWDRHLVVVLAHPDDESFGAAGTMALAVHQGIGVTMVCVTAGQMGRRVGRPPIAHRESLGPLRAAELRQAMAAVGVRDVRVLGVWDKTVEFRDRAELARRIRAILEETGATTVITFHPELGGHPDHNAVGAATVDAVTGLGPARPRLLFVKGPARDADPGLPVVTVSIEPVRPLKEAAFRSHRSQTAGWDERLEKDPEMARRFARLFSEESFWVYVPGGATAAGGAGSSGRTA
- a CDS encoding DMT family transporter; the encoded protein is MALFSLTLPATRLALEALPPELVGPGRAAGAALAAALVAACAGFARGARGPGRADAPAGSGPRAAPEAAVTEGTAAAPGPGWLPPREDWPSVLLVAAGTVTAFPWLSTLALAQVPASHGAVLLGLLPLLTSGYATWRAGERPSARFWWAALTGSAVVVGFALHMGAGRLQHGDLWLLAAIVAAAAGHGEGGRLARRHGGFLPIAWGLWVALPVTLAAAGPALVHPGIAPPAGTYAGPGAAPRLGPASPPGPGIPAGSPVLPAWPAWLAWFYISVVTQFAAFVLWYRAMSLAGVARTSQLQLLQPFLTLLAARAGLGEALDPVTVLAAGAVALVVAVGRRAPVHRADEPACRPAPGSAPARPHEVTAASVPALPREEPPQR